One window of the Streptomyces asoensis genome contains the following:
- a CDS encoding sensor histidine kinase, protein MIKQLIRSYVLLVAVAILLFTVPVAFTLTAQLRGDTEVSIEREATTMALLLGNGDTASCQALEEMARAYAEETEDEVQATTTARCAPALPRPERDAALARALEQGRPTTDWGSDFIWGRDLVITVPAKDDGQVVGAVRIVYSTSGLTHRLWTIWGFRAGLAVAVLGVAALIGAVVARRITRPLRQLNDMASKFSDGDLTARSPVTGPQETQTLARTLNQAGERLDTLIASQRIFVADASHQLRTPLTALRLSLDNIADGVDDEFVREDVEQATAEVVRMSRLVNGLLVLARAEAKVTAAEPLSLTDIVAERLSVWRPAADERGVTIALRGSVVDDRPSVLASPGHLDQVLDNVLSNALEVSPDGGEITVRTHAEGDRVVLSVLDDGPGMSDAEKSRAFDRFWRGQGLTGRSGSGLGLAVVKQLVTDDGGTVTLTDAPGGGLSVRISLRASRTSGG, encoded by the coding sequence ATGATCAAGCAACTCATCCGCAGCTATGTGCTGCTGGTCGCCGTCGCCATCCTGCTGTTCACCGTGCCGGTGGCCTTCACCCTCACCGCCCAGTTGCGCGGCGACACCGAGGTGTCCATCGAACGCGAGGCGACCACCATGGCGCTGCTGCTGGGCAACGGCGACACCGCCTCCTGCCAGGCGCTGGAGGAGATGGCCAGGGCGTACGCCGAGGAGACCGAGGACGAGGTGCAGGCCACCACCACCGCCCGGTGCGCGCCGGCGCTGCCCCGCCCCGAGCGGGACGCGGCGCTGGCCAGGGCGCTGGAGCAGGGCCGGCCGACCACCGACTGGGGGTCGGACTTCATCTGGGGCCGCGACCTGGTGATCACCGTCCCCGCGAAGGACGACGGCCAGGTCGTCGGCGCCGTAAGGATCGTCTACTCGACCTCGGGACTCACCCACAGGTTGTGGACGATCTGGGGGTTCCGGGCGGGCCTCGCCGTGGCGGTGCTCGGCGTGGCCGCGCTGATCGGCGCGGTCGTCGCCCGCCGCATCACCCGCCCCCTGCGCCAGCTGAACGACATGGCGAGCAAGTTCAGCGACGGCGACCTGACCGCCCGCTCCCCCGTGACGGGCCCCCAGGAGACCCAGACCCTGGCCCGCACCCTCAACCAGGCCGGCGAACGCCTCGACACGCTGATCGCCTCGCAGCGCATCTTCGTGGCGGACGCCTCGCACCAGCTGAGGACCCCGCTGACGGCGCTCCGCCTCTCCCTGGACAACATCGCGGACGGTGTCGACGACGAGTTCGTGCGGGAGGACGTGGAGCAGGCCACCGCCGAGGTGGTGCGGATGAGCCGGCTGGTCAACGGCCTGCTGGTGCTGGCCCGGGCCGAGGCCAAGGTGACGGCGGCGGAACCGCTGTCCCTGACGGACATCGTGGCGGAACGCCTGTCGGTGTGGAGGCCGGCCGCCGACGAGCGCGGAGTCACCATCGCGCTCAGGGGGAGTGTTGTCGACGACCGGCCGTCTGTGCTGGCCAGCCCCGGTCATCTGGACCAGGTGCTGGACAACGTGCTCTCGAACGCCCTGGAGGTGTCACCCGACGGAGGGGAGATCACCGTCCGGACGCACGCGGAGGGCGACCGGGTGGTGCTGTCGGTCCTCGACGACGGTCCGGGCATGTCCGACGCGGAGAAGTCCCGCGCCTTCGACCGCTTCTGGCGCGGCCAGGGCCTCACCGGTCGCTCCGGTTCCGGCCTCGGCCTCGCCGTCGTCAAACAGCTGGTGACGGACGACGGCGGGACGGTGACCCTGACGGACGCTCCCGGGGGCGGCCTCTCGGTGAGGATCAGCCTTCGGGCATCGCGGACGAGTGGTGGTTGA
- a CDS encoding SgcJ/EcaC family oxidoreductase: MTRKTRIRAALVTATAVVTAATVSVGVSAAGSEKPSKPTKKQIAALFDGWNAALRTGDAEIVADRYAKDAVLLPTVSNKVRTDRAGIVDYFEHFLQNKPVGKKVRTIVNVLDSDSAIDTGVYEFTLTDHDTGKKRVVEARYTYEYEKRDGVWKIVNHHSSAMPEG, encoded by the coding sequence ATGACCCGCAAGACCCGCATACGCGCCGCCCTCGTCACCGCCACCGCCGTCGTCACCGCCGCCACGGTGTCGGTCGGAGTCAGTGCGGCCGGCTCCGAGAAGCCCTCGAAGCCCACCAAGAAGCAGATCGCCGCCCTCTTCGACGGCTGGAACGCCGCGCTGCGGACCGGTGACGCTGAGATCGTCGCGGACCGCTACGCCAAGGACGCGGTCCTGCTGCCCACCGTCTCCAACAAGGTCCGCACCGACCGCGCCGGCATCGTCGACTACTTCGAGCACTTCCTCCAGAACAAGCCGGTCGGCAAGAAGGTCCGGACGATCGTCAACGTCCTCGACAGTGACTCCGCCATCGACACCGGCGTCTACGAGTTCACGCTCACCGACCACGACACCGGCAAGAAGCGCGTCGTCGAGGCCCGTTACACCTACGAGTACGAGAAGCGCGACGGAGTGTGGAAGATCGTCAACCACCACTCGTCCGCGATGCCCGAAGGCTGA
- a CDS encoding YbaB/EbfC family nucleoid-associated protein, giving the protein MIPGGGQPNMQQLLQQAQKMQQDLALAQEELANTEVDGQAGGGLVQATVTGSGELRALRIDPKAVDPDDTETLADLIVAAVHAANENAQTLQQQKLGPLAQGLGGGSGIPGLPF; this is encoded by the coding sequence GTGATTCCCGGTGGTGGCCAGCCCAACATGCAGCAGCTGCTCCAGCAGGCCCAGAAGATGCAGCAGGACCTGGCCCTTGCCCAGGAGGAGCTGGCGAACACGGAGGTCGACGGGCAGGCGGGCGGCGGGCTGGTGCAGGCCACGGTGACCGGCTCCGGCGAGCTGCGTGCCCTGCGGATCGACCCGAAGGCGGTGGACCCGGACGACACCGAGACCCTCGCCGACCTGATCGTCGCGGCCGTCCACGCGGCCAACGAGAACGCGCAGACACTCCAGCAGCAGAAGCTCGGTCCGCTGGCCCAGGGCCTGGGTGGCGGCAGCGGCATCCCGGGTCTGCCTTTCTAG
- the recR gene encoding recombination mediator RecR — MYEGVVQDLIDELGRLPGVGPKSAQRIAFHILQAEPTDVRRLAQCLMEVKAKVRFCATCGNVAQEELCGICRDPRRDPTVICVVEEPKDVVAVERTREFRGKYHVLGGAISPIEGVGPDDLRIRELLARLADGTVTELILATDPNLEGEATATYLARMIKPMGLKVTRLASGLPVGGDLEYADEVTLGRAFEGRRLLDV, encoded by the coding sequence TTGTACGAAGGCGTGGTCCAGGACCTCATCGACGAACTGGGGCGGTTGCCCGGCGTCGGTCCCAAGAGCGCGCAGCGGATCGCCTTCCACATCCTCCAGGCGGAGCCGACGGACGTACGGCGGCTCGCGCAGTGCCTGATGGAGGTCAAGGCGAAGGTCCGCTTCTGCGCGACCTGCGGCAACGTGGCGCAGGAGGAGCTGTGCGGCATCTGCCGCGACCCGCGCCGCGACCCGACCGTCATCTGCGTGGTCGAGGAACCGAAGGACGTCGTGGCGGTCGAGCGCACGCGTGAGTTCCGCGGCAAGTACCACGTCCTGGGCGGCGCGATCAGCCCCATCGAAGGTGTCGGTCCCGACGACCTGCGTATACGAGAACTTCTCGCGCGGTTGGCCGACGGGACGGTCACGGAGCTGATCCTGGCCACCGACCCGAACCTGGAGGGCGAGGCGACGGCCACGTACCTCGCCCGCATGATCAAGCCCATGGGCCTGAAGGTCACCCGCCTGGCCAGCGGCCTCCCGGTGGGTGGCGACCTGGAATACGCGGACGAGGTGACCCTCGGTCGCGCCTTCGAGGGGAGACGACTCCTAGATGTCTGA
- a CDS encoding response regulator transcription factor, with translation MHVLLVEDDEPVAESLRRGLKRYGFEVDWVTTGAAALAHSDPYDVVLLDLGLPDTDGLDVCRALRERGDVPIIVISARSDETDRVVGLELGADDYVSKPFGVREVIARIRAVMRRVRPRTAEEGTAGGADRYGSRLTVDRKAARVHVDGEEIALAPKEYDLLSFLTEEPGALMSREQIMEAVWDANWFGPTKTLDVHVAALRRKFAGVIAIEAVRGVGFRLEIVGGTAPGPTGPAS, from the coding sequence GTGCACGTACTCCTGGTGGAAGACGACGAACCGGTCGCCGAGTCGCTGCGACGCGGACTGAAGCGCTACGGCTTCGAGGTCGACTGGGTCACCACGGGCGCCGCCGCGCTCGCCCACTCCGACCCCTACGACGTCGTCCTGCTGGACCTGGGCCTGCCCGACACCGACGGCCTCGACGTGTGCAGGGCCCTGCGCGAGCGCGGCGACGTCCCGATCATCGTGATCAGCGCCCGCAGCGACGAGACGGACCGGGTGGTCGGCCTGGAGCTGGGCGCCGACGACTACGTGTCCAAGCCGTTCGGGGTGCGGGAGGTCATCGCGCGAATACGAGCGGTGATGCGGCGCGTGCGGCCGCGTACGGCGGAGGAGGGCACGGCCGGCGGCGCGGACCGCTACGGCTCCCGGCTGACCGTCGACCGCAAGGCGGCCCGCGTCCACGTGGACGGCGAGGAGATCGCGCTCGCGCCGAAGGAGTACGACCTGCTGTCCTTCCTCACCGAGGAGCCGGGCGCGCTGATGTCGCGCGAGCAGATCATGGAAGCGGTCTGGGACGCGAACTGGTTCGGGCCGACGAAGACGCTGGACGTGCACGTGGCGGCGCTGCGGCGGAAGTTCGCCGGGGTCATCGCCATCGAGGCGGTGCGAGGGGTGGGCTTCCGGCTGGAGATCGTCGGCGGGACCGCTCCCGGCCCGACCGGCCCGGCGTCATGA
- a CDS encoding DUF5063 domain-containing protein produces MSDATLHATEHNPDDFVVQIADQVESFLVAVTEVAKGDEPGLAVPFLLLEVSQLLLAGGRLGAHEDIVPDERYEPDPGFEPDADELRENLARLLEPVDVYSEVFDPYEPRKAPVPARISDDLADVIADLRHGMVHYRAGRTTEALWWWQFSYFSNWGSTASATLRALHSVLAHIRLDQPLEELNGLDTDQSTLGDETLEFEAGRVMQEEIGGRLGLGPVKS; encoded by the coding sequence ATGTCTGACGCCACGCTGCACGCGACCGAACACAATCCGGACGATTTCGTGGTCCAGATCGCGGATCAGGTCGAGAGCTTCCTGGTTGCCGTCACGGAGGTCGCGAAGGGCGACGAGCCGGGCCTGGCGGTCCCCTTCCTCCTCCTGGAGGTCTCCCAGCTGCTCCTGGCCGGCGGCCGTCTCGGCGCCCACGAGGACATCGTCCCCGACGAGCGCTACGAGCCGGACCCGGGCTTCGAGCCGGACGCCGACGAACTCCGCGAGAACCTCGCCCGCCTCCTGGAGCCGGTCGACGTCTACTCGGAGGTCTTCGACCCCTACGAGCCCCGCAAGGCGCCCGTCCCGGCCCGGATCTCCGACGACCTCGCCGACGTCATCGCCGACCTGCGCCACGGCATGGTCCACTACCGCGCGGGCCGCACCACGGAGGCCCTGTGGTGGTGGCAGTTCTCCTACTTCTCCAACTGGGGCTCCACCGCCTCGGCGACCCTGCGTGCCCTGCACTCGGTCCTCGCCCACATCCGCCTGGACCAGCCCCTCGAGGAACTGAACGGCCTCGACACCGACCAGTCGACCCTGGGCGACGAGACCCTCGAGTTCGAGGCGGGCCGGGTCATGCAGGAGGAGATCGGCGGCCGGCTCGGCCTGGGCCCGGTCAAGAGCTGA
- a CDS encoding substrate-binding domain-containing protein — protein MEWLNAENVVAVGTAFVGIVASGIMVWYERRVPRRKRVGYRVQMDNPIGDDVRSGRPNRRLGLFDEAPGMLDATLVLLRIENDGSQGIARDDYTGPERHGLTAVFTDRTIRGVSVTQPTDTDHLMDHFTADRGFGYEGNTLRIPRVPLNPREHFKLLVLLSGGDVGRGIRLYGGLRDGEVHPNRSATPDDTPPLFSRAARLISILLTVCVVTLATIVVVRDAPPPIGCERGTLTVTGSTAFAPVIREVAAKYERDCEGSRITVDPHGSTAGIRELAASAAGRKGSPPVVALSDGPKPAGLDELRENRVAVSVFALVVHDDVTLKNLSTADVRRLYLGQIANWDEVGGPDLPVVLVSRDANSGTRQVFQRRVLGRGEIANSSVDCVHKDDPTAPVVRCELDSTDQVLSTVAATPGAIGYSELNLAERAKGLHPLDLGGDPPSVDAIEHGTSDYPYREIEYAYTYGRPPADSLASSFLTYLTRGNGQDVIRTHGHLPCWTPEGMRLCR, from the coding sequence AACGCTGAGAACGTGGTGGCCGTGGGGACGGCCTTCGTCGGTATCGTCGCGTCCGGGATCATGGTCTGGTACGAGCGCCGGGTGCCGCGCCGCAAGCGGGTCGGCTACCGCGTGCAGATGGACAACCCGATCGGCGACGATGTCAGATCCGGCCGCCCCAACCGCCGGCTCGGCCTCTTCGACGAGGCCCCCGGCATGTTGGACGCGACGCTCGTCCTGCTCCGCATCGAGAACGACGGTTCTCAGGGCATCGCCCGCGACGACTACACGGGCCCCGAACGCCACGGCCTGACCGCCGTCTTCACCGACCGCACCATCCGCGGGGTGTCGGTCACCCAGCCGACCGACACCGACCACCTCATGGACCACTTCACCGCGGACCGGGGCTTCGGCTACGAAGGCAACACCCTGCGCATTCCGCGCGTACCGCTCAACCCCCGCGAGCACTTCAAGCTGCTCGTGCTGCTGTCGGGCGGCGATGTCGGCCGGGGGATACGGCTGTACGGCGGTCTGCGCGACGGCGAGGTGCATCCCAACCGCAGCGCGACGCCGGACGACACCCCGCCGCTGTTCAGCCGGGCCGCCCGGCTGATCTCCATCCTGCTCACGGTCTGTGTGGTCACCCTCGCGACGATCGTCGTCGTCCGGGACGCCCCGCCCCCGATCGGCTGCGAGCGCGGCACGCTCACGGTCACCGGCTCGACCGCGTTCGCTCCGGTGATCCGGGAGGTGGCGGCCAAGTACGAGCGCGACTGCGAGGGTTCGCGGATCACCGTGGACCCGCACGGTTCGACGGCCGGGATCCGTGAACTCGCCGCCTCCGCCGCGGGCAGGAAGGGTTCGCCGCCGGTCGTCGCCCTCTCCGACGGTCCCAAGCCGGCCGGGCTCGACGAACTGCGCGAGAACCGGGTCGCCGTGTCCGTGTTCGCGCTGGTCGTCCACGACGACGTCACGCTGAAGAACCTCTCCACGGCGGACGTGCGGCGGCTGTACCTGGGGCAGATCGCCAACTGGGACGAGGTCGGCGGGCCGGACCTGCCGGTGGTCCTGGTCAGCCGGGACGCCAACTCCGGGACCCGGCAGGTGTTCCAGCGGCGGGTGCTGGGCCGCGGCGAGATCGCGAACTCGTCCGTCGACTGCGTCCACAAGGACGACCCGACGGCCCCCGTCGTCCGCTGCGAACTCGACTCCACCGACCAGGTGCTGTCCACGGTCGCCGCCACCCCCGGCGCGATCGGCTACAGCGAGCTCAACCTGGCCGAGCGCGCGAAGGGCCTGCACCCGCTCGACCTCGGCGGCGACCCGCCCTCCGTGGACGCCATCGAACACGGCACGAGCGACTACCCGTACCGCGAGATCGAGTACGCCTACACCTACGGCCGCCCCCCGGCCGACTCCCTGGCCTCGAGCTTCCTGACCTACCTCACCCGGGGCAACGGCCAGGACGTGATCCGCACCCACGGCCACCTACCGTGCTGGACTCCGGAGGGCATGCGCCTGTGCCGATGA
- a CDS encoding SLATT domain-containing protein — protein sequence MQPEGPPQDGRSEGAAGLRPGDLAGRKFPLGDWGEPAERLDELYRWVERGALETAAWYLADRVWKRRGARVLRTGAAAGAVCAAALPLLDLTRVLGGAASWGYLALLLAVACVAGDRFFGVTSGWIRDVATAQAVQRRLQVLQFDWASESVREVLGPAEGTASEAAERCLAVLRRFSEDVSELVRTETADWMVEFRTGPAPMGIQGAVASGGRADVSGGYGRLPMPPGANARPNMPRQRPPEPR from the coding sequence ATGCAGCCCGAGGGTCCGCCTCAGGACGGGCGGAGTGAGGGCGCGGCCGGGCTGCGGCCGGGCGATCTGGCCGGGCGGAAGTTTCCGCTCGGGGACTGGGGTGAGCCCGCCGAGCGGCTGGACGAGCTGTACCGGTGGGTGGAGCGCGGGGCGCTGGAGACCGCCGCCTGGTATCTCGCGGACCGGGTGTGGAAGCGGCGGGGCGCCCGGGTGCTGCGCACCGGGGCTGCGGCGGGGGCGGTGTGCGCGGCCGCGCTGCCGTTGCTGGACCTCACCCGGGTGCTGGGCGGTGCCGCTTCCTGGGGGTATCTGGCGCTGCTGCTCGCGGTGGCGTGTGTGGCAGGAGACCGGTTCTTCGGGGTGACGTCCGGCTGGATAAGGGACGTGGCCACCGCGCAGGCCGTGCAACGGCGGCTCCAGGTGCTCCAGTTCGACTGGGCCTCGGAGAGTGTCCGGGAGGTGCTGGGCCCGGCGGAGGGTACGGCGAGCGAGGCCGCGGAGCGGTGCCTGGCGGTGTTGCGGCGGTTCTCGGAGGACGTCTCGGAGCTGGTGCGCACGGAGACGGCGGACTGGATGGTCGAGTTTCGGACCGGGCCGGCGCCCATGGGGATTCAGGGGGCGGTCGCCTCCGGCGGGCGGGCGGATGTGAGTGGGGGGTACGGGCGGCTTCCGATGCCGCCGGGGGCGAACGCCCGGCCGAACATGCCTCGGCAGCGGCCGCCCGAGCCTCGGTGA